Proteins from a single region of Nocardiopsis dassonvillei subsp. dassonvillei DSM 43111:
- a CDS encoding ATP-binding protein yields MGGELPRRCGAGIGTGVRTAFFGSEVTQAAQIRSWCQRGARVQAHLAFPLVLVVSELVTNAWLHTASGAPGGRVKIQMRHLPARLIHLAVTDDGPRPERPACLPRLSPHSDDFRVGGRGLRLVDRLSVRWGWTGELGTPLTVWAHINPYAPVSDHDDTVAV; encoded by the coding sequence ATGGGGGGCGAGCTGCCACGTCGGTGTGGAGCGGGCATTGGGACCGGGGTTCGCACGGCGTTCTTCGGGTCCGAGGTGACCCAGGCGGCGCAGATCCGCAGCTGGTGCCAGCGAGGTGCGCGGGTGCAGGCCCACCTGGCCTTTCCCCTAGTGCTCGTGGTCAGTGAGCTGGTGACCAACGCCTGGCTGCACACCGCATCCGGAGCTCCCGGTGGCCGGGTGAAGATCCAGATGCGGCATCTTCCCGCCCGTCTCATCCACCTGGCGGTCACCGACGACGGCCCGCGACCGGAACGGCCCGCATGCCTGCCCCGCCTGTCACCGCACAGCGACGACTTTCGCGTCGGTGGACGAGGTCTGCGCCTGGTGGACCGCCTGTCTGTGCGGTGGGGCTGGACTGGCGAGCTCGGAACACCCCTGACGGTATGGGCGCACATCAACCCCTA